The following proteins come from a genomic window of Streptomyces liliiviolaceus:
- a CDS encoding bifunctional glycosyltransferase/CDP-glycerol:glycerophosphate glycerophosphotransferase — protein MPRFSIVVPVHNVQGYLRTCLESVLGQSYGDFELIVVDDRSPDGSPAIIDEFAARDERVVAVHLPVNGGIGPARNHGAKLARGEYLLFLDSDDSYTPGTLRAIAERIDATGRPDIVLFDYARTHWYGAVKRNRDAEMFAAPGPEVFTVAERPELLDLFTVVWNKAYRLDFFREGGFTFPTGFYEDAVIVYQTLWTARTITLVDRICVYYRQRRQGNAMRTPSREHFEVFAQYERLFRFLGERPELERWRGFLYDHMADHYLFILRQADRVPPSSRPEFHRRAARDLRAYRPDGHRPGAQIPRTSFTLLARAPYALYALHRVAAVKRAGLRRRRLAWRRRLRRVLLALHRRLVLRRPLDRNLAVYSAFSHRGVLGDPAAIHRKAQELAPHIRSVWVVGKDHVAALPPGVDHVLPGSRAYRRVTARAGYLINNVNWANDLVKRRGSVHIHTHQGTPVKSMGADLLKYPGARRGFSVPKMLRRADRWDYSLVANPHSELVWDRAYPCGYTSLRSGSPRNDCLVRPEEGRRASVRQRLGVPDGSTLLLYAPTKRDHRQGGYAPARDLERLIAGLPGDHVLAVRLHPSLAQHHERGLGLRDLAARGLLLDVTDEPHVEDLLLASDALITDYSALMFDYAHLDRPIVLHAYDLDTYLAARGTYFDVTEHPPGHVTRDEDELARLFASGAWRDEESTRLRTAFRSRFGGYDDGRAAERVVRTLMLGEDLAAPMVPAPAAGAPSDALTRS, from the coding sequence ATGCCCCGCTTCAGCATCGTCGTGCCCGTCCACAACGTGCAGGGCTACCTGCGCACCTGTCTGGAGTCGGTCCTCGGCCAGTCGTACGGCGACTTCGAGCTGATCGTCGTCGACGACCGCTCCCCGGACGGGAGCCCGGCGATCATCGACGAGTTCGCGGCCCGCGACGAGCGGGTCGTGGCGGTGCACCTGCCCGTCAACGGCGGTATCGGCCCGGCCCGCAACCACGGCGCGAAGCTGGCGCGCGGCGAGTACCTGCTCTTCCTGGACAGCGACGACAGCTACACCCCGGGCACCCTGCGGGCGATCGCCGAGCGCATCGACGCCACCGGCCGGCCGGACATCGTGCTGTTCGACTACGCGCGCACCCACTGGTACGGCGCGGTGAAGCGCAACCGGGACGCGGAGATGTTCGCCGCGCCGGGCCCTGAGGTGTTCACGGTCGCCGAACGCCCCGAACTGCTCGACCTGTTCACGGTCGTGTGGAACAAGGCGTACCGCCTCGACTTCTTCCGCGAGGGCGGCTTCACCTTCCCCACCGGCTTCTACGAGGACGCGGTGATCGTCTACCAGACGCTGTGGACGGCCCGCACGATCACCCTCGTCGACCGGATCTGCGTGTACTACCGCCAGCGCCGCCAGGGCAACGCGATGCGCACGCCCAGCCGGGAGCACTTCGAGGTGTTCGCGCAGTACGAGCGGCTGTTCCGGTTCCTCGGGGAGCGGCCGGAGCTGGAGCGGTGGCGCGGTTTCCTCTACGACCACATGGCGGACCACTACCTCTTCATCCTGCGCCAGGCGGACCGCGTACCGCCGTCGTCGCGTCCCGAGTTCCACCGGCGGGCGGCCCGGGACCTGCGCGCGTACCGGCCGGACGGGCACCGGCCCGGCGCGCAGATCCCGCGGACGTCGTTCACGCTGCTCGCCCGCGCCCCGTACGCCCTCTACGCGCTGCACCGGGTCGCCGCCGTGAAGCGTGCCGGGCTGCGCAGGCGCCGCCTCGCGTGGCGGCGACGGCTGCGCAGGGTGCTGCTGGCGCTGCACCGGCGGCTGGTGCTGCGCCGCCCGCTCGACCGCAACCTCGCCGTGTACTCGGCTTTCTCGCACCGGGGCGTCCTCGGCGACCCGGCCGCGATCCACCGCAAGGCGCAGGAGCTCGCCCCGCACATCCGGTCCGTGTGGGTGGTCGGCAAGGACCATGTGGCCGCGCTGCCGCCGGGCGTCGACCACGTCCTGCCGGGCAGCCGCGCCTACCGCAGGGTCACGGCACGCGCCGGCTACCTGATCAACAACGTCAACTGGGCGAACGATCTGGTCAAACGCAGGGGCTCCGTCCACATCCACACCCACCAGGGCACCCCGGTGAAGTCGATGGGCGCGGATCTGCTGAAGTACCCCGGCGCGCGGCGCGGCTTCAGCGTCCCGAAGATGCTGCGGCGCGCCGACCGCTGGGACTACAGCCTGGTCGCGAACCCGCACTCCGAGCTGGTCTGGGACCGCGCCTACCCCTGCGGCTACACGTCCCTGCGCTCGGGCAGCCCGCGCAACGACTGCCTGGTCCGCCCCGAGGAGGGCCGCCGCGCATCCGTACGGCAGCGCCTCGGCGTCCCGGACGGGAGCACCCTGCTCCTGTACGCGCCGACGAAACGGGACCACCGGCAGGGCGGTTACGCACCGGCCCGCGACCTGGAACGCCTGATCGCGGGGCTGCCGGGCGACCACGTCCTGGCGGTCCGCCTGCACCCGTCCCTCGCCCAGCACCACGAACGCGGCCTCGGCCTGCGGGACCTGGCCGCGCGCGGCCTCCTCCTGGACGTCACCGACGAACCGCACGTCGAGGATCTGCTGCTCGCCTCCGACGCGCTGATCACCGACTACTCCGCCCTGATGTTCGACTACGCGCACCTCGACCGGCCGATCGTCCTGCACGCCTACGACCTGGACACGTATCTCGCCGCGCGGGGCACGTACTTCGACGTCACCGAGCATCCGCCGGGCCATGTCACCCGCGACGAGGACGAACTGGCGCGGCTGTTCGCGTCGGGCGCGTGGCGGGACGAGGAGTCGACCCGGCTGCGGACCGCCTTCCGGTCACGGTTCGGCGGCTACGACGACGGGCGGGCCGCGGAGAGGGTCGTACGGACGCTGATGCTCGGCGAGGACCTGGCGGCACCCATGGTCCCCGCGCCCGCAGCCGGTGCTCCGAGCGACGCGCTGACCCGCTCATGA
- a CDS encoding bifunctional glycosyltransferase/CDP-glycerol:glycerophosphate glycerophosphotransferase, with amino-acid sequence MPRFSIIVSVHDVAGRLPTTLDPVLTQSFTDFELIAACADPDSPAGALAAEYAGRDARVVRVTGTREAGLRAADGAYVLFLDAGDVLTPGALAGIDARLRESGGAAGSEAGAGSGAEIDVLRLGHERVPWWEGEPVAELFEDGDPADVRLPVWATVHRRAFLRDHGLAFPEGRYADLGCSGLVALAAGGTAVLRTVCVRRTERRQAGGTTTGPRAGATAAGLLDQVELVLDRAAAQGLPDDADADADDRARALRSQLFDQLFAEVLDTAATAPRGRAFFRRAGRLYRRYRPAGHRAGTVRARLLRRGAYTAFRALPALNRLTARARAYAGRSVLRRRRALTYAWYLRRPLDENLAVFAAYWGRGYACNPAAIHRKARELAPHIRSVFLVKEKELPHMPDDVESVVIGSRRYWEVMARAKYTFNNVNFEHAVVKRPGTVHVQTHHGTPLKRMGVDQIEYRAVAAATGSFGKLMRRVDRWDCSLSSNAHSTEVWSGAYPSAFEHLEYGYPRNDRFYTAAPGEVAAIRERLGVPEGRVALLYAPTYRDYPRDVSAQFDLARFCAELGEEFVVLLRAHYFLDGDAGLRQAVADGRLIDVTSLRDTEDVCLASDALITDYSSIMFDYANLDRPIVTYADDWDVYRDTRGVYFDLLAEPPGHVARTQRELIEVLTSGRWADGRSAALRSAFRERFCEFDDGQAAERVVRRVLLGQPEEELPAPIPLRERLPAPAAAVSRPRTPAR; translated from the coding sequence ATGCCCCGCTTCAGCATCATCGTCTCCGTCCACGACGTCGCGGGGCGGCTCCCCACGACCCTCGACCCGGTGCTCACCCAGTCCTTCACCGACTTCGAGCTGATCGCGGCCTGCGCGGACCCGGACTCGCCCGCGGGCGCGCTCGCCGCCGAGTACGCCGGGCGGGACGCCAGGGTCGTCCGGGTCACCGGCACCCGCGAGGCCGGACTGCGGGCGGCCGACGGGGCGTACGTGCTGTTCCTGGACGCGGGTGACGTGCTGACACCGGGGGCGCTGGCCGGGATCGACGCACGGCTGCGGGAGAGCGGCGGGGCCGCCGGGTCCGAAGCGGGGGCCGGGAGCGGGGCCGAGATCGATGTGCTGCGCCTGGGCCATGAGCGGGTGCCGTGGTGGGAGGGCGAGCCGGTCGCGGAGCTGTTCGAGGACGGGGACCCCGCCGACGTACGGCTGCCGGTCTGGGCCACCGTCCACCGCCGCGCCTTCCTCCGCGATCACGGGCTCGCCTTCCCCGAGGGCCGGTACGCGGACCTCGGCTGCTCCGGTCTCGTGGCGCTCGCGGCCGGCGGGACCGCCGTACTGCGCACGGTGTGCGTACGGCGCACCGAACGCAGGCAGGCGGGCGGCACGACGACGGGCCCGCGAGCCGGAGCCACCGCCGCCGGACTCCTCGACCAGGTCGAGCTGGTGCTGGACCGGGCCGCCGCGCAGGGCCTCCCCGACGACGCCGACGCCGACGCCGACGACCGGGCGCGCGCCCTCCGCTCACAGCTCTTCGACCAGCTCTTCGCCGAGGTCCTCGACACGGCGGCCACCGCTCCCCGCGGCCGGGCCTTCTTCCGCCGCGCGGGCAGGCTCTACCGGCGGTACCGCCCGGCGGGCCACCGCGCCGGGACGGTGCGGGCCCGGCTGCTGCGGCGGGGCGCGTACACGGCGTTCCGGGCGCTCCCGGCCCTCAACCGGCTGACGGCGCGGGCGCGGGCGTACGCGGGCCGCTCGGTGCTGCGCAGGCGCCGCGCCCTGACGTACGCGTGGTACCTCCGCAGGCCGCTGGACGAGAACCTCGCCGTGTTCGCCGCCTACTGGGGACGCGGCTACGCCTGCAACCCGGCGGCGATCCACCGCAAGGCGCGCGAACTCGCCCCGCACATCCGGTCGGTGTTCCTGGTGAAGGAGAAGGAACTGCCGCACATGCCGGACGACGTGGAGAGCGTGGTGATCGGGAGCAGACGGTACTGGGAGGTGATGGCGCGGGCGAAGTACACCTTCAACAACGTCAACTTCGAGCACGCCGTGGTCAAGCGCCCCGGCACCGTGCACGTCCAGACCCACCACGGGACCCCGCTGAAGCGGATGGGCGTCGACCAGATCGAGTACCGGGCCGTCGCGGCGGCCACCGGGAGCTTCGGCAAGCTGATGCGGCGCGTGGACCGCTGGGACTGCTCCCTGTCCTCCAACGCCCACTCCACGGAGGTCTGGTCGGGCGCCTACCCGAGCGCCTTCGAGCACCTGGAGTACGGCTATCCGCGCAACGACCGCTTCTACACGGCGGCCCCCGGCGAGGTCGCCGCGATCCGCGAACGGCTCGGCGTCCCCGAGGGCCGGGTGGCGCTGCTGTACGCGCCGACCTACCGGGACTATCCGCGGGACGTGTCGGCGCAGTTCGACCTGGCGCGGTTCTGCGCGGAGCTGGGCGAGGAGTTCGTGGTGCTGCTGCGCGCGCACTACTTCCTCGACGGCGACGCCGGTCTGCGGCAGGCCGTGGCGGACGGCCGGCTGATCGACGTGACGTCCCTGCGGGACACCGAGGACGTCTGTCTGGCCTCGGACGCGCTGATCACGGACTACTCGTCGATCATGTTCGACTACGCCAACCTCGACCGCCCCATCGTCACGTACGCCGACGACTGGGACGTCTACCGGGACACCCGGGGCGTCTACTTCGACCTGCTCGCCGAGCCACCGGGCCATGTCGCCCGTACGCAGCGGGAGTTGATCGAGGTCCTCACGTCGGGCCGGTGGGCGGACGGGCGGTCCGCCGCGCTGCGGTCCGCCTTCCGTGAGCGGTTCTGCGAGTTCGACGACGGACAGGCCGCCGAACGGGTCGTACGGCGGGTGCTGCTCGGGCAGCCCGAGGAGGAGCTGCCGGCGCCGATCCCCCTGCGCGAGCGCCTGCCCGCACCGGCCGCCGCCGTGTCACGCCCCCGCACACCGGCGCGCTGA
- a CDS encoding class I SAM-dependent methyltransferase → MTSSTTELPRPKALSEVKGWFRAVDQQLFDWFLSGQMDRAQRGDLLELGAYMGKSAIFMASYRRAEDAFTVCDLFDSVAPDSANLKEMNKSYSTLTRRAFEANFSAFHERLPEVVQAPTSVVADRVADDSCRFAHIDASHLYEHVYGDIEAVRDILLPDGVVVLDDYRAEHCPGVAAATWGAVAALDLHPICVTGTKFYGTWGDPEPLRDALLEWLAARDDMWHEVQQVAGHGMIRIDGRKATEPKHPVSRYSAEEEPAAADGTGAPDVPVQHAASSRPAPARPATTAPPRRPGRARALAKDLLPPIVTRALARRRRGR, encoded by the coding sequence ATGACTTCCAGCACCACCGAACTGCCCCGGCCCAAGGCCCTGTCGGAGGTCAAGGGCTGGTTCCGGGCCGTCGACCAGCAGCTGTTCGACTGGTTCCTGTCCGGGCAGATGGACCGGGCGCAGCGGGGCGACCTGCTCGAACTGGGCGCGTACATGGGCAAGAGCGCGATCTTCATGGCCTCGTACCGACGTGCCGAGGACGCCTTCACGGTGTGCGACCTCTTCGACTCGGTCGCGCCGGACTCCGCCAACCTCAAGGAGATGAACAAGTCGTACTCGACGCTCACCAGGCGGGCGTTCGAGGCGAACTTCTCCGCGTTCCACGAGAGGCTGCCGGAGGTCGTCCAGGCTCCGACGTCGGTGGTCGCCGACCGTGTCGCGGACGACAGCTGCCGCTTCGCGCACATAGACGCCTCGCACCTGTACGAGCACGTGTACGGGGACATCGAGGCCGTGCGGGACATCCTCCTGCCCGACGGCGTGGTCGTCCTGGACGACTACCGCGCGGAGCACTGCCCGGGGGTCGCCGCCGCCACCTGGGGGGCGGTCGCCGCGCTCGATCTGCACCCCATATGCGTGACCGGCACGAAGTTCTACGGCACGTGGGGCGATCCGGAGCCGCTGCGCGACGCGCTGCTGGAGTGGCTGGCGGCCCGTGACGACATGTGGCACGAGGTGCAGCAGGTCGCGGGGCACGGAATGATCCGCATAGACGGCAGGAAGGCCACCGAGCCGAAGCACCCGGTCTCCCGGTACTCGGCCGAGGAGGAACCTGCCGCGGCAGACGGCACCGGAGCGCCGGACGTCCCGGTCCAGCACGCCGCGTCGTCCCGGCCGGCGCCCGCGCGGCCCGCCACGACCGCCCCGCCCCGCCGCCCCGGCCGTGCCCGCGCACTCGCCAAGGACCTGCTCCCGCCGATCGTCACGAGGGCACTGGCAAGGCGCCGCCGCGGGCGCTGA
- a CDS encoding bifunctional glycosyltransferase/CDP-glycerol:glycerophosphate glycerophosphotransferase, translating into MPRFSVIVPAYQVQAYLHECMASVLEQSFTDLELIAVDDCSPDACGAIADEFAARDSRVRAVHLKENVGLGRARNAGMRAATGDYLIFLDGDDSLTPHALRDIADRVKETGDPDVLVYDYARTFWSGETVRNVRAGQLHEEGPAPFSLDDRPGLLDVLMVVWNKAYRREFVERERFAFPPGYYEDTPWTYPVLMAARTIATLDRVCVHYRQRRQGNILGTTSGRHFDIFDQYDRVFAHLDAHPELARWRPILFQRMVDHLSAVFLKRDRLPRGSRAAFLRKARAHYARYRVRDAGVPSRNRLRHALVRFGSHRTYRALWTATRLKRRAARLAGALARGVRTASLRLHYGVQRLLPVRADRAVFAGRAGRGHGCNPGALEAAFRTHAPGMRTAWVAASGFHHTVPTGTRRLTPGSAAYWTALARSKYVVGNAGFDRRLVKRRGQILVQTQAGTPLKHMGLDLQDRPAAARDTDFAEVLRDADRWDYCLSGNRHSTLVWERVFPAAYTMLEYGQPRNDVFQRATAAEVARLRESLGIPEGTVAVLYAPTHRDYRRTQRTALDLERVLRRLGPRFVLLTRAHPSYGAPLARGGGRLIDVSDHPSVESLCLASDALVTDYSSLMFDYAGLDRPIVLLSDDPEAYEAARGTYFDLRAFPPGAIARNEDELIDIFATGHWRGSRSAQLRSAFRERFCPYDDGRAAERIVRRVVLGETAGLPAVVPPEERRPVPSAAAGNTPSPLASVPTPGVSVPVVDRP; encoded by the coding sequence TTGCCCCGGTTCAGTGTCATTGTCCCCGCGTACCAGGTCCAGGCGTATCTGCACGAGTGCATGGCATCGGTTCTGGAACAGTCGTTCACCGACCTGGAGTTGATCGCCGTCGACGACTGCTCGCCGGACGCCTGCGGTGCGATCGCCGACGAGTTCGCGGCCCGTGACTCGCGGGTGAGGGCCGTCCACCTCAAGGAGAACGTGGGCCTCGGCCGGGCCCGCAACGCGGGAATGCGGGCCGCGACCGGCGACTACCTGATCTTCCTGGACGGCGACGACAGCCTCACCCCGCACGCGCTGCGGGACATCGCCGACCGCGTCAAGGAGACCGGCGACCCGGACGTCCTGGTCTACGACTACGCGCGCACCTTCTGGTCGGGCGAGACGGTCCGCAACGTCCGGGCGGGGCAGCTCCACGAGGAGGGTCCGGCGCCGTTCAGCCTCGACGACCGGCCGGGTCTGCTGGACGTCCTCATGGTGGTGTGGAACAAGGCGTACCGCAGGGAGTTCGTCGAGCGGGAGCGGTTCGCGTTCCCGCCCGGCTACTACGAGGACACGCCCTGGACGTACCCGGTCCTGATGGCGGCGAGGACCATCGCGACGCTCGACCGGGTCTGCGTCCACTACCGGCAGCGGCGGCAGGGCAACATCCTCGGCACGACCAGCGGCAGGCACTTCGACATCTTCGACCAGTACGACCGGGTCTTCGCCCATCTCGACGCGCACCCCGAGCTGGCGCGCTGGCGGCCGATCCTGTTCCAGCGGATGGTCGACCATCTGTCGGCCGTGTTCCTCAAGCGCGACCGGCTGCCGCGGGGCTCCCGCGCCGCGTTCCTGCGCAAGGCCCGCGCCCACTACGCCCGCTACCGCGTACGCGACGCAGGTGTCCCCTCCCGCAACCGGCTGCGGCACGCCCTCGTACGGTTCGGCAGCCATCGCACCTACCGCGCCCTGTGGACGGCGACGCGGCTGAAGAGACGGGCGGCGCGGCTCGCCGGGGCGCTGGCCCGCGGGGTCCGGACGGCCTCGCTGCGGCTGCACTACGGCGTCCAGCGGCTGCTGCCCGTGCGGGCCGACCGCGCCGTCTTCGCGGGCCGTGCGGGGCGCGGTCACGGCTGCAACCCGGGGGCGCTGGAGGCGGCGTTCCGTACGCACGCCCCGGGGATGCGCACCGCGTGGGTCGCGGCCTCCGGCTTCCATCACACGGTCCCGACGGGCACGCGCAGGCTGACGCCGGGTTCCGCCGCCTACTGGACGGCCCTGGCCCGGTCCAAGTACGTCGTCGGCAACGCCGGTTTCGACCGCCGGCTGGTCAAGCGGCGCGGCCAGATCCTCGTCCAGACGCAGGCCGGCACCCCGCTCAAGCACATGGGCCTGGACCTCCAGGACCGTCCGGCGGCGGCGCGGGACACGGACTTCGCCGAGGTGCTGCGCGACGCCGACCGGTGGGACTACTGCCTGTCCGGCAACCGCCACTCCACCCTCGTCTGGGAGCGCGTCTTCCCGGCCGCGTACACGATGCTGGAGTACGGCCAGCCCCGTAACGACGTCTTCCAGCGGGCCACTGCGGCCGAGGTGGCCCGGCTGCGCGAGTCGCTCGGCATCCCGGAGGGCACGGTCGCGGTCCTGTACGCGCCGACGCACCGCGACTACCGCCGCACCCAGCGCACCGCGCTCGACCTGGAGCGGGTGCTGCGCCGGCTCGGCCCGCGGTTCGTCCTGCTGACCCGCGCCCACCCCTCATACGGGGCCCCGCTGGCCCGTGGTGGCGGCCGGCTGATCGACGTGAGCGACCATCCGAGTGTCGAGTCGCTCTGCCTCGCCTCGGACGCGCTGGTCACGGACTACTCGTCGCTGATGTTCGACTACGCGGGCCTCGACCGCCCGATCGTGCTCCTCTCGGACGACCCCGAGGCGTACGAGGCCGCCCGCGGGACCTATTTCGACCTGCGGGCCTTCCCGCCCGGCGCGATCGCCCGCAACGAGGACGAGCTGATCGACATCTTCGCGACCGGCCACTGGCGCGGTTCGCGCTCCGCGCAGCTGAGGTCCGCCTTCCGTGAGCGGTTCTGCCCGTACGACGACGGGCGGGCCGCCGAGCGGATCGTGCGCCGGGTCGTGCTCGGCGAGACGGCCGGGCTGCCCGCGGTGGTGCCGCCGGAAGAGCGCCGTCCGGTGCCGTCCGCGGCCGCCGGGAACACCCCCTCGCCCCTCGCCTCCGTCCCGACACCCGGAGTTTCCGTTCCCGTCGTTGACAGACCCTGA
- a CDS encoding carbohydrate ABC transporter permease — protein MRVFLILVALLWVTPTVGLLASSFRDPTDIAASGWWEVFSKPSQLTTESYSTLLGKEEITDSLLNTVYITVPATVLVVVIGAMAGYAFAWMDFKGRDWWFVAVVALLVVPIQIALIPLADLFGDLGIFGSVIGVVLFHVGFGLPFAIFLLRNFFAEIPRELLEAARLDGAGETRLFATVILPLGAPAIASLGIFQFLWVWNDMLVALIFSDSGSRPLTVALTEQTRQFSGNIETLAPGAFISMVIPLAVFFAFQRQFVSGVMAGAVK, from the coding sequence ATGCGGGTCTTCCTGATCCTGGTCGCACTGCTGTGGGTGACGCCGACGGTGGGGCTGCTCGCCTCGTCGTTCCGCGACCCGACCGACATCGCCGCCTCCGGCTGGTGGGAGGTCTTCAGCAAGCCGTCGCAGCTCACCACCGAGAGCTACTCGACGCTGCTCGGCAAGGAGGAGATCACCGACTCCCTGCTGAACACGGTGTACATCACGGTGCCGGCCACCGTCCTGGTCGTCGTGATCGGCGCCATGGCCGGATACGCCTTCGCCTGGATGGACTTCAAGGGCCGCGACTGGTGGTTCGTGGCGGTGGTGGCACTGCTGGTGGTGCCCATCCAGATCGCCCTGATCCCGCTGGCCGACCTCTTCGGCGACCTGGGGATCTTCGGCAGCGTCATCGGCGTGGTCCTCTTCCACGTGGGCTTCGGCCTGCCGTTCGCGATCTTCCTGCTGCGCAACTTCTTCGCGGAGATCCCCCGGGAACTCCTGGAGGCGGCGCGGCTCGACGGGGCGGGCGAGACCCGGCTGTTCGCGACGGTGATCCTGCCGCTGGGGGCGCCCGCGATCGCCTCGCTGGGCATCTTCCAGTTCCTGTGGGTGTGGAACGACATGCTGGTGGCGCTGATCTTCTCGGACTCCGGCTCCCGGCCGCTGACGGTCGCGCTGACCGAGCAGACCCGGCAGTTCTCCGGCAACATCGAGACGCTCGCGCCCGGCGCGTTCATCTCGATGGTGATCCCGCTGGCCGTGTTCTTCGCGTTCCAGCGGCAGTTCGTGTCCGGGGTGATGGCGGGAGCGGTGAAGTAG
- a CDS encoding carbohydrate ABC transporter permease encodes MSSQVAAAGGPANPVPPVGKRKSVIGTRWWVAGLFLLPAIVLLGALVVYPIGYSVWRSLYDADGSGFVGLGNYGDLFSDDATFTAVKNTAIWVAVAPALVTGLGLIFAVLTERVRWSTAFKLIIFMPMAISMLAAGIIFRLVYEADPDQGVANAVLVGVHDTFADSSVYPKARPSTESDLKASGGGAFTSAGTVGAGSQVLIPLVGIAPDKVPGDPGEARAAKTSGDGVSGTVWLDFTLGGGGTKGAIDAGEKALPGMKVEAVKDGKVVASAKAGDDGTFTLPASAAGAQLRLPSSNFAEPYNGVDWLGPSLVTPAIIGSYAWMWAGFAMVLIAAGLAGVDRNLLEAARVDGANEWQVFRRVTVPLLAPVLVVVLITLMINVMKIFDLVFIIAPQPSKDEANVLALQLVNASFGGGNNQGLGSAIGIVLLLLVMPVMIVNIRRLRRERRR; translated from the coding sequence ATGTCGTCGCAGGTCGCGGCGGCGGGGGGCCCGGCGAACCCGGTGCCCCCCGTCGGCAAACGCAAGAGTGTGATCGGTACGCGGTGGTGGGTGGCGGGGCTGTTCCTGCTGCCGGCGATCGTGCTGCTGGGCGCGCTCGTGGTCTACCCCATCGGGTACTCGGTCTGGCGCAGTCTGTACGACGCCGACGGTTCGGGCTTCGTGGGTCTCGGGAACTACGGGGACCTGTTCAGCGACGACGCCACGTTCACCGCGGTGAAGAACACGGCGATCTGGGTCGCGGTCGCCCCGGCGCTGGTGACCGGGCTGGGTCTGATCTTCGCCGTGCTGACGGAACGGGTGCGCTGGTCGACGGCGTTCAAGCTCATCATCTTCATGCCGATGGCGATCTCCATGCTCGCCGCGGGCATCATCTTCCGGCTCGTGTACGAGGCGGACCCGGACCAGGGTGTGGCGAACGCCGTGCTGGTGGGCGTGCACGACACGTTCGCCGACTCGTCGGTGTATCCGAAGGCGCGGCCGTCCACCGAGAGCGACCTCAAGGCGTCCGGCGGGGGCGCGTTCACCTCGGCGGGCACGGTGGGCGCGGGCTCCCAGGTCCTGATCCCGCTGGTCGGGATCGCCCCGGACAAGGTGCCGGGCGACCCCGGGGAGGCCAGGGCCGCGAAGACCTCGGGCGACGGCGTCTCCGGCACGGTCTGGCTGGACTTCACGCTGGGCGGCGGCGGCACGAAGGGCGCCATCGACGCGGGCGAGAAGGCGCTGCCGGGCATGAAGGTCGAGGCGGTCAAGGACGGAAAGGTGGTGGCCTCGGCGAAGGCGGGCGACGACGGTACGTTCACGCTGCCGGCGTCCGCCGCGGGCGCGCAACTGCGGCTGCCGTCCTCGAACTTCGCCGAGCCCTACAACGGCGTCGACTGGCTGGGCCCGAGCCTGGTCACCCCGGCCATCATCGGCTCGTACGCCTGGATGTGGGCGGGTTTCGCGATGGTGCTCATCGCGGCCGGTCTCGCGGGGGTGGACCGCAATCTGCTGGAGGCGGCCCGGGTCGACGGGGCCAACGAGTGGCAGGTGTTCCGCCGGGTCACGGTCCCGCTGCTCGCACCGGTCCTCGTGGTCGTCCTGATCACCCTGATGATCAACGTGATGAAGATCTTCGACCTGGTCTTCATCATCGCCCCGCAGCCCAGCAAGGACGAGGCGAACGTACTGGCCCTGCAACTGGTCAACGCGTCCTTCGGCGGCGGCAACAACCAGGGGCTCGGCAGCGCGATCGGCATCGTGCTGCTGCTCCTGGTGATGCCGGTGATGATCGTCAACATCCGCCGACTGCGAAGGGAGCGCCGACGGTGA